ATCTCCTAAAGTTATGATTCAATCAACACACAAATCAGTACTAAATATATTCAAGGATAAATCCAAATATGAAAGGGTTTACAAAGTTGGTGAGAATATTCGTGATGCTGACAACAAAGCTATCGAAGACATAAAAACATTCGCTGATTCTGTTGTGGTACAAAAGGCTTCTGTTTTTACTCAAAGTGAAGCTTTTCTAGTAAACTCTACAAATCTTGTAGCAAGGTTGCAATCATTTAAGCTACCAGTTTATGTAGAAACTTTCAGCAACGAATTTGTATCTCAAGCATGGGATTACTACTCAGATGCATTTGTTGAGATAAATTCATATGTGGTTGGAGCTAAGGTTAATGGCATTATTACCGACTTCCCTAAGACTGCTGTGAGATACACGAGTAAGTATAAATTTCAAGTCCATATAGATATTTTGATCCTTGAATGTATGAATCGATGTCATTATAGTTCACTAAATTTCAATATTAGTCAGTTTGGTCCGCGtatgagattttttttactttggtCCTCAGACATGTCTTCTGTTAGTCAGTTTGGtccataaaattactaacaGACTCACTCAAGAATGTTTCgataattttgatatattcatGAACTATAATGACACTGTTTCACACATTCTACTTCTATGATATTTAACTCTTATTTCTGACTCGATTGTTTCTCTACTTATTGCAGAGAACAAGTGCTTAAAGCATGGAAACAAAGCACCTTATATAAGCCCTATTCAACCTGGAAAACTTTTAAAACAAGTTACTGATTTTTATCTTCCACCACCTTCCCCTCCACTCCCAGTTTTACATGACAGTAATGTTACTGAGCCACCTTTGCCAAGTGTTTCTAAAAAACTTCCAATTTTCAGCGGTGCTCGTTGAATAGTAGCAGCTGCAGCCACCATCACAGTATAAAGAAAGCAAACAGGAAACAAAGTTTAGCATCCATACATGCCATTTAACTTGAGAGCTCCATTCTTTGAACTGGGGAATTCAAGGATTTCTTTCATTGAGAAGTATTTTACCTTATTTTGATTGTTCTATTCTATGATGTGATTATCTAAATAGCATTATTTCATTGTCAATAAAATTCTTTTGGACTGTGGAGATAAAATTTTCCTTGCTTCTATCAATTTGCACAACAATTACAACACATTTTCAATTACctcaaatataaaatacacTGCATTTGGTCTTTAtatgttactatttttttatagtagcaataaaatatcaattactatacatattataaattaacaacaacaatcacAATTAAAgctttatgttattttataatcATAAACaggaaaccaaaaaacaaacaaaattataagAATGAGTACTTTAAGTGTGAATAAGTCTCACATATCGACCGTGAATGGAAAAATATAGGATTTATATGAGAAGTGACACATATACTAGATGCCTTAAAATTTTGTGAGTTTCCTTCTCTTGTGGTCCTtccaataacatttttttttttagaaaaaatattgtCGCTTGCAGTCCAGGATTCACTGTTGTAGCAGTTTGACACAGTTTCACGTAGTTGTCAATCTCATCCGTTGAATTTAGATCGGACGGTTCAGATTATATACAGAAATAAATAATCTCATCCATTGATTTTGATCGGACGGTCTACACGGTAACAGGAAAACTATTTCCTCTCTTTGATGGAAAGTATGTTCAAAGAGGTAAGGAGATAAATTTAATGCAGAGGGTGTATCTTAAATCTGGTGTGACTCAATCATCTAAAAGTCAGAAAACAATGTGTACCATGCACAACCTCATTGACTTCTGCATAGTAGAATTGACTCAACCATGTGTACTATGCTTGATATTTGCAAAAGAGACACGCTTTACAGATTCCCATTTTGTGGACAACAGGGAACTTCCTTTCTTTATGATAGAATAGAAGTAtagaacaaacaaaaaaaaactctgtaATCTTCTGTCTTcatataacaaaaaaacaatagtCACAACTTTACTAAAATGGCAGAAATTGCAGTGTCTTTAGTTGTAGACCAACTACTTCCACTGTTAAGGGAAGAAGCCAAGTTGTTGAGAGGTGTTCACAAGGAATTTGCAGATATTAAAGATGAACTGGAAAGCATCCAAGCCTTCCTTAAGGATGCGGATAAAAGAGCTGTTTCAGCTGAAGGTGAAGGAGTTAAAACATGGGTGAAGCAAGTTAGAGAAGTAGCTTTTCGCATAGAAGATATCATTGATGATTATTTGATCCAAGTAGGACAGAAGCCTCGTAAACCTGGATGTGTAGATTTAGTCTGTAAGATTAAAACTATGATCCCTCGTCGTCGAATAGTGTCTGAGATTCGAGATATTAAGTCATCTGTGCGTGAGATCAAGGAAAGAAGCGAAAGATATGGCTTTCAACGTTCTTTGGAAAGAGGATCGAGCAATGACAAATGGCATGACCCTCGAGTGGCTGCTCTTTACATTGAGGAAGGTGAAGTTGTTGGTTATGAAGTACAAAGAGAGAGGTTGATTGATTGGTTGATAAAGGGAAGAGATGAACGGACGGTAGTTTCTGTAGTTGGAATGGGAGGGCAAGGAAAAACCACTCTTGCTAAGAAAGTTTTTGACAGCAAGAATGTCATTGGACACTTTGATTGTCGTGTATGGATCACAGTGTCTCAATCGTATAATGTTGAAGGGTTGTTGAGGGACATGTTGCTAAAGTTTTACAAACAAAAAGGAGAAGATCCTCCTAAGGATATTTTTCAAATGGATCGAGGTTCATTAACCGATGAAGTGAGAAACTACTTGCAGCAAAAGAGGTACGTTATCGTGTTTGATGATGTTTGGAGTGTACATTTTTGGGATGATATTGAATTTGCTATAAttgataataaaaatggaaGTAAAATATTTATCACAACAAGGAACCTAGATGTTGTGGTGTCTTGTAAAAAATCTTCTTTCATTGAAGTGCTTGAGTTGCAACCATTAACTCAAGAACAGTCTTTGGAGTTGTTCAATAAGAAGGCATTTAGATTTGACTATAGTGGGTTTTGTCCAAAGGAGCTCGTTTCTATAGCTTATGAAATTGTTAGAAAATGTAAGGGTTTACCACTAGCAATTGTTACCATTGGTGGTCTTTTGTCTGCTAAAGAGAAAAATGTGTTTGAGTGGCAGAGATTTAGTGAAAATCTAAGTTTTGAGCTAATGAAAGATACACATCTAATTGGGATAAAAGAAATTTTAGGCTTAAGTTACGATGATTTGCCTTACTCTCTCAAGTCATGCTTGTTGTATTTTGGAATATATCCAGAAGATTATGAAGTTAAATCAAAGAGAGTGATTCGACAGTGGATAGCGGAAGGATTTGTGAAGGAGGAAAGGGGGAAGACTTTGGAAGAAGTTGCAGAAGGATATTTAACAGAGTTGGTCCATAGAAGCTTGGTGCAAGTATCTTCAATAAGAATTGATGGAAAAGCTAAAGGTTGTCGTGTTCATGATCTAATACGTGATATGATCCTTGAAAAATTTGAGGAATTAAATTTTTGCAATCATATTAGTGAAGATGGACAATCATCCTTAAGTGGAACAGTTCGGCGGCTATCAATAACAACCACTTCCGATGATTTCATTGAGCGTATTGAAAGCTCACATGTTCGGTCAATACTTGtttttacaaataaaacatCAAATACGTTAGCGAAGAGAATTCCTGAAAAATGTAGGTGGTTGAAGGTTCTTGATTATGAACCTACTCCATTGTTTAACATTCCTGAGAAGTTTGGAAATTTGATCCACTTGAAGTATTTAAGTTTGGGGTATATAACAGCAGGTAAAATCCCAAACTCCATTGGCATGCTACAGAACCTGGAGACCTTGGATCTAAAGGCTACTAGTGTTAGTGAGTTGCCAAAAGGTATTAGCAAGCTTAGAAATTTAAGACATCTTATCGGCTCTGGACTGTCGTTGATTCAATTAAACAACGGTCTTGGAGAGATGACATCCCTACAAACTCTGTGTTATATTAATTTAGGTATGGATGGTGCTGCAGAGGTAATTAAAGAGTTAGGAAAGCTGAAGAAGATGCGTGAGTTGGGGTTGCTTAATGTTCGTAGAGAAGATTACAACGTTCTATCGTCCTCAATTAATGAAATGCAACACTTGGAGAAATTACATGTTAAACTAAGTTCTGCAACTAATGATGAATtcattgatttgaatttgatttcaCCACCAACTAAGCTTCGAAAACTTACACTACGTGGGAGGCTTCAGAAGTTACCAGAGTGGATTTTAGAGCTTCAAAATCTTGTTGTGTTGAGGTTGAAGCTTTCATGTTTAACTAAGGATCCAATGCAATCTCTAAAAAGTTTGCAACACTTGCTGATTCTTTCTATAGGAGTTGGTGCTTATGGAGGCTCACATTTGTATTTTCAAGATGGATGGTTTCAGAAACTAAAGGAACTGGATATTGGATCTTCGGATGAATTGAGAGAAATTATTATCGACAAAGGAACATTGTCTTCTTTGAAAAAACTTCAGTTATACGGACTCCCGAAACTGAAGAATATACCGACCGGCATCCAACACTTGGAGAAGCTTGAAGTTCTCCATATCAGGAGTATGCAAGTTGAATACTTGCAGCACAAGTCTCCGGAGGATTGGAATTGGATCATGGAGCATGTTCCCCTTGTAGAAATTTCTACCTCTGATGGAAATATTGTTCCAAACTCAAGGAGATAACTGGCTTCGGTctaaccggcttgtaaggtgagaattgcatctacttataaattcatattcagGTCATTTCACATTCGATGTAAGACTTGTTAACAATATTTTTGTAATCTTTTCATTccaaaaattctaatttttgcAGTGGATAGTGATAATAATTTTCTGTGATTTAGTAGGTGTTGGGCTTTAACTTCAAATGCAATGGCAATTCAGATTCTCCAATAGGGACTTTTACTACAACAATTTGggacttatgttcatcaataaaaaaagttatatctTTTGTCATTATTTTATCATGGTGTATGAAATCTCTATAATTGTTGCTTTTGATATTTAAGTGGTTTGTATTTATAGTATATCATGTTTGTAACATGTTATAAGAGCTTCCCCTTTTGATATTTATGTATTTTGGAATCTTCTTTTCTAGCTTAGTAGTATCAAATATTTTGACAATTACACTTGTAAAAAATTTCAGTTAGAGACCAgtgaaaaagagaaaataaatggcattatattattaataggATTAGGACTGTTCATGGTCCAGTTCGACCAAATAACCGAATTGAACCATAACAATAGTTCAAAAAAACTGAACTGAACCGTTATGGTTTATAGTCAAACTGAATCGAATTGTACTTATGGTTAACCAAACCGAACTGTTAAGCTTATGGTTTACATAACTACTACAGCATTTTCAATCTTTAGTCATTTGAAAAGACATACCACCCGTGTATGATGTACGAATGTATTTGAGACCCGGGAGAATGTTTGAAGAGATGAAAATTCTTTTAAGAAACTGTgtggtgttttttttcttcccgtATTTGATTTAGTTTGCCTGCTGTCTCATCGGGACTATGTGTTCCTTTTGCTGCATTCGCGTTTCAATGGAGGAAGAGACCGggggtttgttttttttttctttcctagGCAATGTTAGCTTGGAGTTGTTTTTTGTCTGCTTTGATGTGGTGGTCTCTTGTTTCTAGCAGGCCTGTGTGGTGTGTTAGTTTGTAGGGGTCATTTTGACCTTAGTGCTTGCTTTACTGGTTTTTGTTGGTTGGTGTTGtttggggtttttttttttttttactaaaaataagaTGTTGATtcatttaaataattgatagatgcaaatacaaattcaacttcgctaaaggatgaatctgtgaataaactcacaacatccaagttaatagcatataaCGGCAAAATGagtaatatgataaaattaaagttacCAGAATGTCTATGTTTCTGCATCAAACAAACACCGTAACACAACGGATAATCCAAAACGCCGCACCAATCGGACGACGACCAACACACTGCCGCACTTAGACGACTAAAATcccaacaaaagaaaaaaaattaaaaaacttggTTATGTGAAAATCACCCATTTAGATTAAACGGGAGGAAAATAAAATGCGGATGGGTGATTTTAGGGCAAAAAAGACCTAAAACCATCCCTCACCACTCAAGGAAGAAGAAGGAgatttgaagaaaagaaaattagggCCGCTGAGAGAGAGAGCTTCATGCACTTGAAATGTTTGGGGTGGTTTTTAAGAGCTGTCTGATGCTCTGCTAGTGCAGGACTGTAATCTGTTTTGGTTGGGGGGTTTTAGAGGGGAAGggagttaatattttaaaatttatgtgtttggttcaattctTAGGAGAGGAGGGGAGGGACGCGAAGGGGAGCAAAATCCCTCCTGAgaccactttttgcttccccccaaatcgggaggatttggaggggaggggaggtgtgCAATTAATTTCATTATTGCATTGACAAAGTTACCctcaacttttttatttttgtttatggaTTTATTTGTGAGCAATTTTCTTCTATATTTATGCGTCACTATTCCAGTTTTTTTTAgttgtattcttttttttttttaatttatttgttttacatttgctcactattttttttcatttaaattaacattacatatatgattataagatgtttattattttgatacTGCTgcacaatgaaaaaaaaaacaatagtatgaaaaaaatatCACTCTAtgattatatatgattattgtatgatttattattttgaggCTGCTGCACaattataagaataaaaatgtaaattactTATAAAACTTCTCCTTCCCTCCCCTttattgaaccaaacatatatgaattaatattcattccctcccctccccttccccCCTCTATAAAAATCTCTCCCATCCCCTCTTTtcaattgaaccaaacaaatataaatttagccgttaaaaaaaacatttcaataAAACAGAAAGCagtattgaaacaaaaaatctaGTAGAAAAAGTTTTTATAGTCACATTGATTGTTGTCGAGGatgaatgaaaaaatgaaaagtggAAGTTTGtctacagtaaaaaaaaaattagaaattattcCTAAAATTGTAGGACTACTATAAAACCGACTTTTTACATGATAAACGAATTGAAATTATCAATAGGTTTTTTTTAATCTACCGtttcataaattgagggtatatgCCTATCAACCAATGAGAACAAATTATATGAAAGTCTACATGTGCAAATTgaaaagtttgttacaagtttCTTGTGGGTATCACATGTAAATTCACTCATGTGGCTTGCTTTTATTGGTTGATGGGcatataccctcaatttatgaaaGGGGCCTCACCACGAAATAAAATACACCAGATAATTCAAGCACTTAggctttgtttggtaaaattaagctataaactagcttatagctgataagttaactgatagctgaaaagctagttgattgaaattaaagtgtttggtaaaattagctttttaaatgattgataaatataaaaagacataaaaggacatttatatgtagtggttagttttttattttataaaaaataataaaattaaattaaaggttaaaaatggaaaaaactgtaaaaaaaaactataagctactAGCGGCCGTTCCGCGCCTGTTTGTGTGATCCacgttttctattttattaacgtaaataaattgtaaacaataatttattataagtttgatttttttatctAAACTAATTTGTGAAAGAGGATTGTGTTAATAAACTAAATAATtatcattatataataataaaaaaaattattttataataaagtttattaaccttaataaatttattttttttacttaaaagtttATTAACCCAATCCTAATTATTTTCTAGCGGCCAGACAGGGCGCGTTCCGCGTCTGTATGTGTGatccatattttctattatgtatgttgaaaattattctaaattttttatgaataattgacttatgaagaaaaaaaaattaagttacaTATATAgatagagctgtcaaaaagggtcgggctatcgggccggcccattagccATATCCTTTTTCACGGGCCGGGCTTCATAAAAGGGGCTGGACCTTATCGGGTCAGGCTTTTTCATGGGCcgtcatgggccggcccacaggCTTTTGGGCCGTCctcttaaagaattaaaaaaattatttaaaaaaattttataatctttttattgttatattttggtcctatttttatgaataaattcatatataatttattattattatttttgt
This portion of the Trifolium pratense cultivar HEN17-A07 linkage group LG3, ARS_RC_1.1, whole genome shotgun sequence genome encodes:
- the LOC123918930 gene encoding disease resistance protein RPM1-like isoform X2 — translated: MAEIAVSLVVDQLLPLLREEAKLLRGVHKEFADIKDELESIQAFLKDADKRAVSAEGEGVKTWVKQVREVAFRIEDIIDDYLIQVGQKPRKPGCVDLVCKIKTMIPRRRIVSEIRDIKSSVREIKERSERYGFQRSLERGSSNDKWHDPRVAALYIEEGEVVGYEVQRERLIDWLIKGRDERTVVSVVGMGGQGKTTLAKKVFDSKNVIGHFDCRVWITVSQSYNVEGLLRDMLLKFYKQKGEDPPKDIFQMDRGSLTDEVRNYLQQKRYVIVFDDVWSVHFWDDIEFAIIDNKNGSKIFITTRNLDVVVSCKKSSFIEVLELQPLTQEQSLELFNKKAFRFDYSGFCPKELVSIAYEIVRKCKGLPLAIVTIGGLLSAKEKNVFEWQRFSENLSFELMKDTHLIGIKEILGLSYDDLPYSLKSCLLYFGIYPEDYEVKSKRVIRQWIAEGFVKEERGKTLEEVAEGYLTELVHRSLVQVSSIRIDGKAKGCRVHDLIRDMILEKFEELNFCNHISEDGQSSLSGTVRRLSITTTSDDFIERIESSHVRSILVFTNKTSNTLAKRIPEKCRWLKVLDYEPTPLFNIPEKFGNLIHLKYLSLGYITAGKIPNSIGMLQNLETLDLKATSVSELPKGISKLRNLRHLIGSGLSLIQLNNGLGEMTSLQTLCYINLGMDGAAEVIKELGKLKKMRELGLLNVRREDYNVLSSSINEMQHLEKLHVKLSSATNDEFIDLNLISPPTKLRKLTLRGRLQKLPEWILELQNLVVLRLKLSCLTKDPMQSLKSLQHLLILSIGVGAYGGSHLYFQDGWFQKLKELDIGSSDELREIIIDKGTLSSLKKLQLYGLPKLKNIPTGIQHLEKLEVLHIRSMQVEYLQHKSPEDWNWIMEHVPLVEISTSDGNIVPNSRR
- the LOC123918930 gene encoding disease resistance protein RPM1-like isoform X1, coding for MAEIAVSLVVDQLLPLLREEAKLLRGVHKEFADIKDELESIQAFLKDADKRAVSAEGEGVKTWVKQVREVAFRIEDIIDDYLIQVGQKPRKPGCVDLVCKIKTMIPRRRIVSEIRDIKSSVREIKERSERYGFQRSLERGSSNDKWHDPRVAALYIEEGEVVGYEVQRERLIDWLIKGRDERTVVSVVGMGGQGKTTLAKKVFDSKNVIGHFDCRVWITVSQSYNVEGLLRDMLLKFYKQKGEDPPKDIFQMDRGSLTDEVRNYLQQKRYVIVFDDVWSVHFWDDIEFAIIDNKNGSKIFITTRNLDVVVSCKKSSFIEVLELQPLTQEQSLELFNKKAFRFDYSGFCPKELVSIAYEIVRKCKGLPLAIVTIGGLLSAKEKNVFEWQRFSENLSFELMKDTHLIGIKEILGLSYDDLPYSLKSCLLYFGIYPEDYEVKSKRVIRQWIAEGFVKEERGKTLEEVAEGYLTELVHRSLVQVSSIRIDGKAKGCRVHDLIRDMILEKFEELNFCNHISEDGQSSLSGTVRRLSITTTSDDFIERIESSHVRSILVFTNKTSNTLAKRIPEKCRWLKVLDYEPTPLFNIPEKFGNLIHLKYLSLGYITAGKIPNSIGMLQNLETLDLKATSVSELPKGISKLRNLRHLIGSGLSLIQLNNGLGEMTSLQTLCYINLGMDGAAEVIKELGKLKKMRELGLLNVRREDYNVLSSSINEMQHLEKLHVKLSSATNDEFIDLNLISPPTKLRKLTLRGRLQKLPEWILELQNLVVLRLKLSCLTKDPMQSLKSLQHLLILSIGVGAYGGSHLYFQDGWFQKLKELDIGSSDELREIIIDKGTLSSLKKLQLYGLPKLKNIPTGIQHLEKLEVLHIRSMQVEYLQHKSPEDWNWIMEHVPLVEISTSDGNIVPNSRR